The genomic region TACCGAACTTACGAGTTTGAAAATCGGACCAATGCGGATCGATAGGAGATTGGATAAAAACCGCGACGGTCGTGTTGTCGCTTAACAAAGATTCCAAAAGAGTTTTGATCTTCTCGTTTTTTTTGTCCCAAAAAGAATACGGAGGATCCAAAAAGTAAACCTTCGATTTTTCAGGGATGTCGAGTTTATCATAAAAACGGAATACGTCTTTTCTATAGATCGTGCAGTTATCTCCGAGTTTTGCGAAAAGTTTCCGAAGACTGTCCGATCGTTCCCAGGCGAGTTCGTATAAAACGACTCTTCCGAATCCTCGACTGAGCGCTTCCAAACCCATCTGCCCCGAGCCCGCAAAAAAATCGATGAACGCGGATTCTTCCGTAGCCAATCTTCCCTTTAACACCAAGGACCCGATGATATCGAACACGGATTTTTTGATTACCGCGGGAGTGAAGTTCGTATTCCCCGCCACGGCCGGAGGCGTTTCGATCGACTTACCCTTGAGTTTTCCGGTTTGTACTTTGAGTACTTTCACGTCTGCGCCTCCATTTTTTTTTCTATGCTGAGTTCCAAAATTCGAATCTTCTTGATCATCTTTTCGGTGGACTTGGATTCCTTAAGTTTGGCGAGAATCCGTTTCGCTTCCGAAAACTTTCCGGCCTCGTACAAGATACAAGCGTATGTGTAAAGACCTTCCGCATAACGCACCGAAGACGATCCGTTTTCGGTGAATATTTTTCCCCAAAAAATCCCGGAGGATTCGTCCTCCAATACCAGACAACGTTCCAGAAACAAAAACACCGAGTTGTAAAAGATTCCCGGATGAGAATCCTTCTTTTCGTAAATGCTTCTTAACGTTTTATCGATCTCCTCGGGATCTTTTTCCGCGGCCGTGTATAAAAGAAGAATTCTATAATCCACTTCTTCCTTGCGGAGCGCGGCCCTGGAAACCTTTACTAAAGTATCATAGTTTCCTTTTTTATAAAAATCATAAACGTCGCTGAAATCGGTCGAGAGGATCGGACTTTGAAAGATGAATGAATAAAGGATGAATGCAAACCCGAAATGCCGGAAAGCGGAATTCTCGAGGAATCGCCGAACCGGCCGGGTATTTTTCAAAGTTCGATTACTGCAGAAGAACCGCACATCGGACAAATCGCCCCTTCCGGACCATAGTCTTCCGCTTCGTAGGCGTCTTCTTCCCAACGGTGATCGCAATCTTCACAGGCAAACGTTAAAACTTCTTCATCGGAGTGTTCCTCGTCGTCTCCGGTTTCTACTTCAAAATCTTCGTCAAAATCGTAATCGTAAGGCATAGAATCCAACGGAATCAGGGGTGCCCTCAGTGTCAAGTTTTAGGGGCCGAAGCGACTCCAAAAAATACGTGAACCCTGAATAGGCGGGTAAAAACTAGGACGAAGTATGCTGTATCAATCCGGCCTGAAAAGTTACAAAAAGAAAACCAGTTATAAATCTTATATCTTCACCGTTCTAATCTTGCTCTTAGGCGGAACGGGATTTTTTTTCCGGCAAGACATTAAGAATCTGTTTGCGGGCGATCGAAAGATTCTTCTGGAAAAGGAAAGAAAAAACATTCAACAGCAGATTCTTTCCGGAAATCTGGAAGAAGGGTCCGTGAAAAATTTTCAGAGCGCGGCCAAGGATTACGTCGCCGCCAATCCGTCCGACGAACTTGGATACTTTTACACCGCATTAGGAAATTATGATTTGTTTTTGTTAAACGGA from Leptospira kmetyi serovar Malaysia str. Bejo-Iso9 harbors:
- a CDS encoding RsmD family RNA methyltransferase — translated: MKVLKVQTGKLKGKSIETPPAVAGNTNFTPAVIKKSVFDIIGSLVLKGRLATEESAFIDFFAGSGQMGLEALSRGFGRVVLYELAWERSDSLRKLFAKLGDNCTIYRKDVFRFYDKLDIPEKSKVYFLDPPYSFWDKKNEKIKTLLESLLSDNTTVAVFIQSPIDPHWSDFQTRKFGKNFLTFRVNGLIGEESDLSPIGFDASEDSEIEDDSSVEENSSNPLSEDPN